One window from the genome of Rutidosis leptorrhynchoides isolate AG116_Rl617_1_P2 unplaced genomic scaffold, CSIRO_AGI_Rlap_v1 contig276, whole genome shotgun sequence encodes:
- the LOC139882488 gene encoding uncharacterized protein: MARAFINEIKSLAGSFAKCEFRHVRRPGKGVAYELAHFQCFSGSSFFPCNTILDVALVVESRVQLLIKVGDLDLSEKSDVLSLIQCLKASIWCGKHLKMTVMSTEESQEEEQPNLFFQLLLEYFGFCKACFSALTSYPLSSDEATVTIVEKFLSEQLNLTRKAISESKRINSSGPEVIKCAQSVIESVTHLCEVYSQAVKWEFSDATAETNKSAIVLKETTILNNAAKVTKCAIERLCEIGILAASDGGSLVTILNVSWKGVVVLLQLCKGALAERVNISAIVMSLVSLVNQSLKCAAEAWSMLKESISVAEARKTFLPVKFYLMNAAKICSMYPCEVYPVYKEISGCVLMILTLIISMCQVKHLQVASELSMDLLEKTCLDLITSFYNSSQRKEELKIDVLEWLFGDGCHATSIQAETSSNFLTASMVEIVSVSNETMPAAQLYLLGRVSLFLSFMRYSLGVEEDVKILIARKLGWFLDILINEDVYSSVLTLQIPQTYGSGKNMELICEPIFQAILHALKTFMVVVSSGIVWAEVETFLLQNFFHPHFMSWEIILELWCFLVQYAEEDLVHDMIVKFCELMKSVASPESVLIPCSALRKLARSICLILTSCIPTIVDWVYNSLTRDNKSQSSSIVYVALVLEGFPLNLLSDNLKSTVRQKTITDYYGFIESFKEKMSDASVSGVFGLPVFALSSSLQSGQVSISDVDMKTLKLLIAISQKYKSAMDKQMKAHCSKLLSETFGIISNLKHLYSSDEMEGVILEIRNLFILGPEASETELSECKPELAVFVAGLGHISMSEGDDCEKSTNVCDLYHSLLREHHWALVHLAIAAFGYFAAHTDCNQLWKFVPQNAALSYDIETGKEADEAQFMSELKVLLEKEMALLTVTPTSDQLGLLVKEGTLLKEIVQKNLESIKRKRVEVTCKRMDIEKPMKRRKLPDEISKGMELLQSGLKMIGNGLSQWESDCVDFPQLQEFSAKFSCLDNTISQLVGLTDAGQG; encoded by the exons ATGGCTCGAGCTTTCATTAATGAAATAAAAAGTTTAGCAGGTAGCTTTGCTAAGTGTGAGTTTCGCCATGTTAGGAGACCTGGTAAAGGTGTGGCTTATGAGCTTGCTCATTTCCAGTGTTTCTCTGGCAGCTCTTTTTTTCCATGTAATACGATACTCGATGTAGCTTTG GTGGTGGAGAGCCGAGTCCAGCTGCTTATTAAAGTTGGAGATTTAGATTTATCTGAGAAATCTGATGTTCTTTCACTCATTCAGTGCCTAAAA GCAAGTATATGGTGTGGAAAGCATCTCAAGATGACTGTAATGTCAACAGAGGAATCGCAAGAAGAGGAGCAACCCAACCTCTTCTTCCAG TTACTTTTGGAATATTTTGGCTTCTGCAAGGCTTGTTTTTCAGCTCTTACAAGTTACCCTCTTTCCTCTGATGAGGCAACAGTAACTATTGTCGAGAAATTTCTGTCAGAGCAGCTGAATTTAACCCGGAAAGCAATTTCAGAGAGTAAG AGAATAAATTCATCTGGCCCAGAAGTTATCAAGTGTGCACAGTCGGTTATCGAGTCTGTGACACATTTATGTGAAGTATATTCACAAGCTGTCAAATGGGAATTTTCTGATGCCACAGCTGAGACAAATAAAAGTGCCATAGTCTTGAAAGAGACGACTATTTTGAATAATGCAGCAAAAGTAACAAAATGTGCCATAGAAAGACTTTGTGAGATAGGAATCCTTGCAGCCAGTGATGGTGGGAGTCTGGTAACAATTCTTAATGTCTCTTGGAAAGGTGTAGTAGTATTGCTTCAGCTTTGCAAGGGTGCATTAGCAGAAAGGGTGAATATAAGTGCTATTGTTATGAGTCTAGTTTCACTAGTCAACCAGTCTCTCAAATGCGCAGCTGAAGCTTGGTCTATGCTGAAGGAGTCCATTTCTGTGGCAGAAGCAAGAAAAACGTTTCTTCCAGTTAAATTTTACCTCATGAATGCAGCCAAAATATGTTCCATGTATCCTTGCGAAGTGTATCCAGTTTACAAGGAAATATCAGGCTGTGTTCTGATGATTTTGACATTGATAATATCAATGTGTCAGGTTAAACATTTGCAAGTTGCCAGCGAGTTATCGATGGACCTTTTGGAGAAAACATGTTTggatttgattacttctttctataATTCTTCTCAGCGGAAGGAAGAGCTCAAAATCGATGTGCTAGAGTGGTTATTCGGCGATGGGTGTCATGCAACTTCGATCCAAGCAGAAACAAGCAGTAATTTTTTGACTGCTTCAATGGTTGAGATAGTTTCGGTAAGCAATGAAACTATGCCAGCAGCACAATTGTACTTGCTTGGTCGGGTGTCTTTATTTCTTAGTTTTATGAGATATTCCCTTGGTGTTGAAGAAGATGTAAAAATTTTGATCGCTCGAAAGCTTGGTTGGTTTTTGGATATATTAATTAATGAAGATGTATATTCCTCTGTCCTTACTCTGCAAATTCCTCAGACATATGGTTCTGGCAAAAATATGGAGTTAATTTGCGAGCCCATATTTCAAGCCATCTTACATGCCCTGAAAACCTTCATGGTTGTGGTATCTTCAGGCATTGTCTGGGCAGAAGTGGAAACTTTCCTTCTTCAGAATTTCTTCCATCCCCACTTTATGAGCTGGGAGATCATACTGGAACTTTGGTGCTTTTTAGTGCAGTATGCTGAGGAAGATTTGGTGCATGATATGATTGTTAAATTCTGTGAGTTAATGAAGTCTGTTGCTTCTCCAGAGTCGGTTCTCATTCCTTGCTCAGCTCTCAGGAAACTAGCAAGATCAATTTGTTTGATTCTTACCAGTTGTATCCCAACTATAGTAGATTGGGTTTATAATTCTTTAACTCGAGATAACAAATCTCAGTCATCATCTATTGTGTACGTGGCTTTAGTGTTGGAAGGCTTTCCTCTGAATTTATTGTCAGATAATTTGAAAAGTACCGTTAGACAGAAAACCATCACTGATTATTATGGCTTCATAGAAAGCTTCAAAGAGAAAATGTCAGATGCTTCCGTTTCAGGCGTATTTGGGCTTCCTGTCTTCGCTCTATCTTCCTCTTTACAGTCGGG TCAGGTCAGCATATCTGATGTAGACATGAAGACTCTAAAACTTTTGATTGCTATTAGTCAGAAGTACAAAAGTGCCATGGACAAGCAGATGAAGGCTCATTGCTCTAAGCTTCTAAGTGAAACATTCGGCATCATCTcaaatttgaaacatctttattcGTCTGATGAGATGGAGGGAGTCATTTTGGAGATTCGGAACCTATTTATTTTAGGGCCTGAAGCTTCAGAAACTGAGTTATCTGAGTGCAAACCAGAATTGGCTGTTTTCGTGGCAGGACTCGGCCACATATCTATGTCAGAAGGAGACGACTGTGAAAAGAGCACCAATGTTTGTGATTTATATCATTCTCTTTTGAGAGAGCATCATTGGGCATTGGTTCATCTGGCAATAGCAGCTTTTGGGTATTTCGCTGCACACACAGATTGCAATCAGCTATGGAAATTCGTGCCACAGAACGCCGCTCTTTCGTATGATATCGAGACTGGGAAAGAAGCAGACGAGGCACAATTCATGTCTGAGTTGAAGGTTCTTCTCGAGAAAGAAATGGCTCTACTTACTGTTACTCCAACCAGTGACCAACTTGGCTTGCTTGTAAAGGAAGGCACGCTTCTGAAAGAAATAGTCCAAAAGAATTTGGAGTCTATAAAGCGAAAGAGGGTCGAAGTTACTTGTAAGAGGATGGATATTGAGAAACCGATGAAGAGGAGGAAGCTTCCAGATGAAATAAGCAAGGGAATGGAGTTGTTGCAAAGTGGTTTGAAGATGATTGGCAATGGCCTTTCGCAGTGGGAATCGGATTGCGTTGACTTTCCTCAACTCCAGGAGTTCTCGGCTAAATTCTCTTGCCTTGACAATACAATTTCTCAATTGGTAGGCCTCACAGATGCTGGTCAAGGTTAA
- the LOC139882489 gene encoding S-protein homolog 20-like: MACRGVNMKNFSKTLMIILSLRFIIFLSSTLREEHFSEIEYEVRVINGFTNNSSLPLVIWCISQDMDLGGRALQERDDYSWNLKASLWGLYHYQCTMKWDDKRKRFDAFKFPRDFHRCGPLRKCSWLVREDGFYFSNDNVFWKKDFSWS, encoded by the coding sequence ATGGCTTGCAGAGGAGTTAACATGAAGAATTTCTCCAAAACCCTAATGATAATTCTCAGCCTTCGTTTCATCATCTTCCTTTCCTCGACTCTCCGGGAAGAGCACTTCTCGGAGATAGAATACGAGGTTCGAGTGATCAATGGATTCACTAACAATTCCTCCTTGCCTCTGGTGATCTGGTGCATATCACAAGACATGGATCTCGGCGGGAGAGCTCTCCAAGAACGCGACGATTACAGTTGGAATCTCAAAGCTAGCTTATGGGGACTTTATCATTACCAGTGTACGATGAAATGGGACGACAAGAGGAAAAGATTTGATGCCTTTAAGTTTCCTAGAGATTTTCATCGGTGCGGTCCTCTTAGGAAATGTTCTTGGTTGGTCAGGGAAGATGGATTTTACTTTAGCAATGATAATGTTTTCTGGAAGAAAGATTTCTCTTGGTCCTGA
- the LOC139882490 gene encoding uncharacterized protein, with amino-acid sequence MLRFNYKSMRVVKIGIARFLLAATLLFFTSEGLNSEGQILLKLKAGLHDKFNLMESWKSSDETPCSWKGVNCSTDNEPVVVSLDLNSSNLSGILSSSIGGLIHLQMLNLAYNHIAGDIPKEIGNCSQLEFLFLNNNEFSGQITAEVGKLSYLKSLNICNNRISGPLPKELGDLSLLEEFVAYTNNLSGPLPNSLGKLTNLKTFRCGQNSLSGSIPAEIRGCPNLQMLGLAQNALGGKLPKEIGMLEELKELILWDNQLSGSIPGELGNCTKLSTLALYGNKLEGAIPAEIGNLNSLTKLYLYRNQLSGVIPREIGNLTMATEIDFSENYLSGEIPTEFSKIKSLHLLYLFENQLTGLIPNELSNLNNLSKLDLSINHLRGPIPYGFQYLTKMSQLQLFDNSLTGTIPQRLGLYSQLWVVDFSDNYLTGRIPPHLCYNSYLFLLNLESNKLYGNIPSGILSCKSLVQLRLVRNSLTGSFPSELCKLVNLSAIELDQNNFSGPIPPEIGNCQKLQRLHIANNHFTSELPKEIGNLSQLVTLNVSSNRLTGRIPPQIFNSKLLQRLDLSHNSFLDTLPKEIGSLMQLEILRLSENEFSGKIPAALGNLSHLTELQMGGNLFSGKIPSELGALSSLQIAMNLSNNNLTGNIPPELGNLNLLEFLLLNNNHLTGEIPSTLENLSSLLGCNFSYNDLTGPLPPVPLFQNMAVTSFIGNGGLCGRPLGDCSEIPSTHSVPPLDSPRSRIITLVASSIGGVSLILIVFILFLMRRPAKTVISSQDQVISSSSDSEIYFPPKEGFTFQNIVEATNNFHESYVLGRGACGTVYKAVMHSGKIIAVKKLASHREGNENIENSFQAEIQTLGKIRHRNIVKLYGFCYHQGSNLLLYEYMEKGSLGEVIHDTSCSLDWPTRFMIAFGAAEGLAYLHHDCKPRIIHRDIKSNNILLDDKFEAHVGDFGLAKVIDMPQSKSMSAVAGSYGYIAPEYAYTMKVTEKCDIYSYGVVLLELLTGRAPVQPLDQGGDLVSWVRHYIRDNSLNSGILDSRLDLKDESIVNHMITVLKLALMCTNTSPLERPSMRDVVLMLVESNVGRQGSFLSSPTKEHSKSNKNRVQLVVQLQILIVN; translated from the exons ATGTTGAGGTTTAATTACAAGTCAATGAGAGTTGTTAAAATTGGGATTGCAAGATTCTTGCTTGCTGCTACGCTATTGTTTTTCACTTCTGAAGGGTTGAATTCAGAAGGGCAAATCCTTTTGAAGCTGAAAGCTGGTCTTCATGACAAGTTTAACTTGATGGAGAGCTGGAAGTCTTCCGACGAGACGCCTTGTTCATGGAAAGGCGTCAATTGCTCGACAGATAATGAACCGGTCGTGGTTTCTCTCGACTTGAATTCTAGTAATCTTTCTGGAATCCTGAGTTCTAGTATCGGTGGTTTGATTCATTTACAAATGCTTAATCTTGCATACAACCACATCGCTGGGGATATACCGAAGGAAATCGGGAACTGCTCTCAGTTGGAGTTCCTTTTTCTGAACAATAATGAATTCAGTGGCCAAATCACTGCTGAAGTGGGTAAACTCTCCtatttaaaaagtttgaacatatgCAACAACAGAATCTCTGGTCCTCTACCGAAAGAGCTCGGAGACTTGTCTTTGTTGGAAGAGTTTGTAGCATACACCAATAATCTGAGTGGTCCATTGCCAAACTCTCTGGGAAAGCTCACAAATTTGAAAACATTTAGATGTGGGCAAAATTCCTTATCAGGAAGCATTCCAGCGGAAATACGGGGTTGTCCGAATTTGCAAATGCTCGGTCTTGCCCAAAATGCTTTGGGAGGCAAATTGCCCAAGGAAATTGGCATGCTTGAGGAATTGAAGGAATTAATCTTGTGGGATAACCAACTATCGGGAAGTATACCTGGAGAGCTTGGTAACTGTACAAAGCTAAGTACATTGGCTTTGTACGGAAATAAGCTCGAGGGAGCAATACCTGCTGAGATTGGAAATCTGAATTCTCTCACTAAATTATACCTTTACAGAAACCAGCTGAGTGGTGTCATTCCCAGGGAAATCGGGAATCTTACGATGGCGACAGAAATCGACTTCTCTGAGAACTACCTGAGTGGTGAGATCCCAACTGAATTCAGTAAGATAAAGAGTTTACATTTGCTTTACCTTTTTGAGAACCAGCTTACAGGCTTGATACCAAATGAGCTTAGTAATTTGAACAACTTGTCGAAGCTTGACCTGTCAATTAATCACCTAAGAGGTCCTATTCCGTATGGATTTCAATACTTGACTAAGATGAGTCAACTGCAGCTATTCGACAACTCCCTGACCGGAACCATTCCTCAGCGTCTCGGACTTTACAGCCAGCTTTGGGTGGTTGATTTTTCAGACAACTACTTAACAGGAAGGATACCTCCTCATTTGTGCTATAACTCATACCTATTCTTGCTGAATCTCGAGTCAAATAAGCTATATGGAAATATTCCTTCTGGAATCCTAAGCTGCAAATCTTTAGTGCAACTTCGCTTAGTTCGAAACAGCCTTACCGGCAGTTTTCCTTCAGAGTTGTGCAAATTGGTGAACCTTTCTGCTATTGAATTGGACCAAAACAATTTCAGTGGTCCAATTCCACCAGAGATAGGAAACTGTCAAAAGTTGCAAAGGCTTCACATTGCCAATAATCACTTTACTTCTGAGTTACCTAAGGAGATTGGTAATTTGTCTCAACTCGTCACTTTAAACGTCTCATCCAATCGTCTCACTGGCCGAATTCCACCTCAGATTTTCAACTCCAAGTTGCTCCAAAGACTTGATCTCAGCCACAATAGCTTTCTTGATACTTTACCGAAAGAGATCGGAAGCCTAATGCAGCTCGAGATACTTAGGCTTTCAGAAAATGAATTCTCTGGGAAGATTCCTGCAGCTTTAGGAAACCTCTCTCATTTGACTGAATTGCAGATGGGCGGCAACTTATTTTCTGGTAAGATACCGTCTGAGTTGGGTGCTCTTTCGAGCTTACAGATTGCAATGAACCTCAGTAACAATAATCTCACCGGAAATATACCACCAGAGCTCGGGAATCTTAATTTATTGGAATTCCTCCTACTCAATAATAATCATTTAACCGGTGAAATTCCGAGTACATTGGAAAACCTGTCTAGTTTACTGGGGTGCAACTTCTCGTACAATGACCTTACTGGGCCTCTACCTCCAGTGCCGCTATTTCAGAACATGGCTGTAACCAGTTTTATCGGCAACGGCGGACTCTGTGGTCGGCCTCTTGGTGATTGCAGCGAAATTCCATCAACCCACTCTGTCCCACCATTGGATTCTCCTCGAAGTAGAATCATCACACTGGTTGCATCTTCTATTGGAGGAGTATCTCTCATTCTAATAGTCTTTATCTTATTTCTTATGAGACGTCCAGCCAAGACGGTTATTTCATCACAAGATCAGGTTATCTCGTCATCTTCAGATTCAGAAATCTACTTCCCTCCTAAGGAGGGTTTTACTTTCCAAAATATCGTGGAGGCTACGAACAACTTTCACGAGAGCTATGTCTTGGGAAGAGGAGCATGTGGAACAGTATACAAGGCAGTTATGCATTCCGGGAAAATCATTGCTGTAAAAAAGCTTGCATCTCACAGGGAGGGGAACGAGAATATAGAGAATAGCTTTCAGGCTGAAATTCAAACACTCGGAAAGATTAGGCACCGGAATATCGTAAAGCTTTACGGATTTTGCTATCACCAGGGTTCTAATTTGCTTCTTTACGAGTATATGGAAAAGGGTAGCTTGGGAGAAGTAATCCATGATACTTCTTGTAGCTTGGACTGGCCGACTCGGTTCATGATTGCTTTCGGTGCTGCTGAAGGTCTTGCTTATTTGCACCATGACTGCAAACCAAGGATTATTCATCGTGATATTAAATCCAACAACATTCTACTTGATGACAAGTTTGAAGCGCATGTCGGTGATTTCGGACTAGCAAAGGTGATCGACATGCCTCAATCTAAATCGATGTCAGCCGTGGCTGGATCTTACGGTTACATTGCCCCAG AGTATGCCTACACAATGAAGGTGACGGAAAAATGTGACATCTACAGTTACGGAGTTGTTCTACTGGAGCTGCTTACCGGAAGAGCTCCAGTACAGCCATTAGATCAGGGAGGCGATCTCGTCTCATGGGTAAGACACTATATTCGGGACAATTCATTGAACTCTGGAATACTCGATAGTCGGTTAGATCTTAAAGATGAAAGTATAGTCAATCACATGATAACTGTGTTAAAGCTTGCTTTAATGTGCACGAACACGTCTCCTCTTGAACGCCCATCAATGCGAGATGTTGTATTAATGCTCGTCGAGTCTAACGTGGGACGACAAGGCAGCTTCCTGTCATCCCCAACAAAG GAGCATAGTAAGAGTAACAAAAATCGTGTACAGCTCGTAGTTCAATTACAGATATTGATTGTTAATTGA